In Aciduliprofundum sp. MAR08-339, a single window of DNA contains:
- the nadC gene encoding carboxylating nicotinate-nucleotide diphosphorylase, producing MFWKMYQEDTIFGDVTSSTVIPENLMAEGQVIAREDCVLAGAKYIKKNLKKLGLEVYSLDDGANVDRGTVVMRIVGNARDILMVERTLLNILSRMSGIATETRRVVERVREINKNVRIAATRKTLWGYLDKVAVEIGGGDTHRWNLGDMVMIKDNHIALVGFEESIRRAKGVSFTKKIEVEVEDEEHAIRAAELGVDIIMLDNMDPDDVCRIAKKLRVYNVIIEVSGGITPENVEEYARCDVDVISMGYLTHSARSCNFSLEIKKC from the coding sequence ATGTTCTGGAAGATGTATCAGGAGGATACAATTTTCGGGGATGTGACCTCGTCCACAGTGATCCCCGAGAATTTGATGGCGGAGGGGCAAGTTATAGCAAGGGAGGATTGTGTTCTGGCGGGTGCAAAGTATATCAAAAAAAATTTGAAAAAGCTTGGTTTAGAAGTCTATTCCTTGGATGATGGAGCCAATGTTGATAGGGGCACAGTGGTGATGAGAATAGTGGGAAATGCGCGAGATATTTTGATGGTAGAAAGAACGCTGCTGAATATCCTTAGCAGGATGAGTGGCATTGCGACTGAAACGCGGCGTGTGGTGGAAAGGGTGCGGGAAATCAACAAGAATGTGAGAATTGCGGCAACCCGTAAAACACTATGGGGTTATCTTGATAAGGTGGCTGTGGAGATTGGGGGAGGAGACACTCATCGCTGGAACCTCGGGGATATGGTGATGATCAAGGACAATCACATAGCCCTAGTGGGTTTTGAGGAGAGCATCAGACGTGCCAAAGGTGTGAGTTTTACGAAGAAGATAGAGGTTGAGGTGGAGGATGAAGAGCATGCAATAAGAGCTGCTGAGCTTGGTGTGGACATAATAATGCTTGATAATATGGATCCCGACGATGTTTGTCGCATTGCAAAGAAACTTAGGGTATACAACGTTATAATCGAGGTATCTGGAGGCATAACCCCAGAGAATGTGGAAGAATACGCAAGATGCGATGTGGACGTGATTTCAATGGGTTATCTCACCCATTCTGCCCGCTCCTGCAATTTTTCCTTGGAAATAAAAAAATGTTGA
- the ppdK gene encoding pyruvate, phosphate dikinase, giving the protein MKYIYAYFLKEDIEKLNEVAPTMAEKKKLLGGKGAGLAEMTRIGLPVPPGYTITTETCMKYFEEKGFPKGLWEDVLEATKKLEEHTGKKFGSEDNPLLVSVRSGAPISMPGMMDTILNLGLTEKSVEGLAKQTSNPRFAWDAYRRLIQMFGNVVLGIEHNEFEEELERIKEKYGAKQDVDLTVDALKELVEAYKRVYKRHGYEFPQDPYEQLKMAIKAVFDSWNNERAIVYRKINKIPDDMGTAVNVVMMVFGNMGDDSGTGVAFTRDPRTGEKHLYGEFLPNAQGEDVVAGIRTPHAINEYSKQDANRDLPTLEESMPEVYKELLHVAELLEKHYKDMQDIEFTIEKGKLYLLQTRNGKRTAAAAVRIAVEMVDEGLITKEDAIMRVTPDNVDTLLHPQIDPKARKEIIAKGLAASPGAAVGKVVFDPDEAVELAEKGERVLLVRPETTPDDIHGMNAAQGILTARGGMTSHAAVVARAMGKPAVVGCEELSINMREGYFVARGHRINHGDMITIDGTTGEVYLGEVPLIPPSISGNLERILEWADEIRVLGVRANADTPEQARRAREFGAEGIGLARTEHMFFGEERLPIMQEMIMAQSKEERVKALEKLLVMQRSDFIEFFRTMEGFPVIIRLLDPPLHEFLPSREELTEEINELKMKLKEAMSLKEMDLLLSQINERKRVLNVVNELHEFNPMLGFRGCRLGIIYPEIYEMQVRAIIQAAIEVKREGKEIYPEIMIPLIGHVNELKILKEDLERVAREEMEKAGEEIKYMFGTMIEIPRAALTADEIAKVAEFFSFGTNDLTQMTFGYSRDDAQAKFLKKYVEMGILKDDPFKSLDWDGVGQLVKMGVEKGRSTNPDLEAGICGEHGGDPKSIEFFHMAGLNYVSCSPYRVPIARLAAAQAQIKHPRK; this is encoded by the coding sequence ATGAAGTACATATACGCGTATTTCCTGAAGGAGGACATAGAGAAGTTAAACGAAGTGGCACCCACCATGGCAGAGAAGAAGAAACTGCTCGGGGGCAAGGGAGCAGGGCTTGCAGAGATGACCAGGATCGGATTACCCGTTCCACCGGGTTACACCATAACCACGGAAACCTGCATGAAGTATTTTGAGGAAAAGGGATTTCCAAAGGGGCTCTGGGAGGATGTTCTTGAAGCCACCAAGAAACTTGAAGAGCACACCGGCAAGAAATTTGGAAGTGAAGATAACCCACTTCTGGTATCTGTCCGCTCAGGTGCACCAATCAGTATGCCTGGAATGATGGATACCATTCTCAATCTCGGGCTCACGGAGAAGAGCGTTGAGGGTCTTGCCAAGCAGACCTCAAATCCCAGATTTGCTTGGGATGCTTATAGAAGACTCATACAGATGTTCGGTAATGTGGTTCTCGGGATAGAGCATAATGAGTTTGAGGAGGAACTTGAGAGGATAAAGGAGAAGTACGGAGCCAAGCAGGATGTGGATCTCACCGTGGATGCTCTTAAGGAACTGGTTGAGGCATACAAGAGGGTTTACAAGAGGCATGGCTATGAGTTTCCTCAGGACCCTTACGAGCAATTGAAAATGGCCATAAAGGCAGTTTTTGACTCCTGGAACAACGAGCGTGCCATAGTTTACAGGAAAATAAACAAGATCCCAGATGATATGGGCACTGCCGTTAATGTGGTTATGATGGTATTCGGTAACATGGGTGATGACAGCGGCACAGGTGTGGCATTCACACGCGATCCAAGAACAGGAGAGAAGCATCTTTATGGTGAGTTTTTACCCAATGCGCAGGGTGAGGATGTTGTCGCTGGAATTCGCACACCTCATGCAATAAACGAGTACAGCAAGCAGGATGCAAACCGTGATTTGCCCACGCTGGAAGAGTCTATGCCTGAAGTTTACAAGGAACTTCTGCACGTTGCCGAACTTCTTGAGAAGCACTACAAGGATATGCAGGATATTGAGTTCACCATTGAGAAGGGCAAATTGTATCTTCTGCAGACCAGAAATGGTAAGAGAACCGCAGCGGCGGCTGTACGCATAGCTGTTGAAATGGTTGATGAGGGGTTGATAACCAAGGAAGATGCCATAATGCGCGTTACTCCGGATAATGTGGATACCCTCCTGCATCCTCAGATAGATCCAAAGGCCAGGAAGGAGATAATCGCCAAGGGCCTAGCCGCAAGTCCTGGAGCAGCGGTTGGCAAGGTTGTTTTTGATCCAGATGAAGCGGTAGAGCTGGCAGAGAAGGGAGAGAGAGTTTTGCTTGTGCGTCCTGAAACAACGCCGGATGATATCCACGGCATGAATGCGGCCCAGGGCATATTAACTGCGAGAGGTGGTATGACCTCCCATGCCGCTGTGGTTGCTAGAGCCATGGGCAAGCCCGCAGTGGTGGGCTGTGAGGAACTTAGCATCAATATGCGTGAGGGGTACTTTGTGGCCAGAGGACACAGGATAAATCACGGAGATATGATCACTATTGATGGAACAACGGGCGAGGTTTATCTGGGAGAGGTGCCCCTTATTCCTCCATCCATAAGTGGAAATCTTGAGAGAATACTTGAGTGGGCAGATGAGATTCGCGTTCTAGGTGTGCGTGCAAATGCCGACACCCCTGAGCAGGCAAGAAGAGCCAGAGAATTTGGAGCGGAGGGAATTGGACTGGCAAGGACTGAGCACATGTTCTTCGGTGAGGAGCGCCTGCCCATAATGCAGGAGATGATAATGGCCCAGAGCAAGGAAGAGCGTGTGAAAGCCCTTGAAAAATTGCTGGTTATGCAGCGCAGTGACTTCATTGAATTTTTCCGCACCATGGAAGGGTTCCCTGTGATAATCCGACTCCTTGATCCCCCACTGCACGAGTTCCTGCCCAGCAGAGAGGAACTTACCGAGGAGATAAATGAACTCAAGATGAAACTTAAAGAGGCAATGAGTTTGAAGGAGATGGATTTGCTCCTATCTCAGATAAACGAGAGGAAGAGGGTACTGAACGTGGTAAACGAACTGCACGAGTTCAACCCTATGCTTGGGTTCCGCGGCTGTAGACTTGGGATAATATATCCAGAGATATACGAGATGCAGGTCCGCGCCATAATTCAGGCGGCTATTGAGGTCAAGCGCGAGGGTAAGGAAATATACCCGGAGATTATGATCCCGCTCATAGGGCATGTAAACGAGTTGAAGATCTTGAAGGAGGATCTTGAGAGGGTTGCCAGAGAGGAGATGGAGAAGGCCGGTGAGGAAATCAAATACATGTTCGGTACAATGATAGAGATACCCCGCGCAGCCTTAACTGCCGACGAGATTGCCAAGGTTGCAGAGTTCTTCTCCTTCGGTACAAACGATCTCACGCAGATGACCTTCGGATACAGCAGAGACGATGCTCAGGCAAAGTTTCTTAAGAAGTATGTGGAGATGGGAATACTGAAGGATGATCCATTCAAGAGCCTTGACTGGGATGGTGTCGGGCAGCTTGTGAAGATGGGTGTTGAGAAGGGCCGCAGCACCAATCCAGATCTTGAGGCGGGTATATGCGGTGAGCACGGTGGCGACCCCAAGAGCATTGAGTTCTTCCATATGGCTGGGCTCAACTATGTGTCCTGCTCTCCATATCGCGTGCCCATTGCAAGGCTCGCCGCAGCTCAGGCCCAGATAAAGCATCCCAGAAAGTAA
- a CDS encoding DUF367 family protein: MEEIRLHILHLNEDDPKKCTAKKLGRFGYARLTSQISRIPRGSIILSPYTSRVLSPADRRTAERQGITAVDCSWKNARETFYRLRGNFRRLPYLVAVNPTNFGHPYQLSSAEALAASLYIIGYKEQAKKIMGIFKWGPNFFVVNKEPLDLYAHAESWEEVISYEKEFLEIT, from the coding sequence GTGGAAGAGATTAGGCTTCATATTTTGCATCTCAATGAGGACGATCCTAAAAAATGTACGGCTAAAAAACTTGGGAGGTTTGGATATGCGAGACTCACATCGCAGATTTCCCGCATACCGAGAGGGAGCATAATTCTCTCACCCTACACCTCCCGTGTTTTATCCCCGGCAGACAGGCGCACTGCTGAGAGGCAGGGAATAACCGCGGTGGACTGCTCTTGGAAGAATGCCAGGGAAACGTTCTACAGGCTGCGTGGAAATTTTCGTCGTTTGCCCTATCTCGTGGCTGTAAATCCCACAAACTTCGGGCATCCTTATCAATTGAGCAGTGCTGAGGCTCTTGCCGCGTCCTTATATATAATCGGCTACAAGGAGCAGGCAAAAAAAATCATGGGAATTTTTAAGTGGGGCCCGAATTTCTTTGTGGTAAATAAAGAGCCCCTTGATCTCTACGCTCATGCTGAGAGTTGGGAGGAAGTAATTAGCTATGAAAAAGAATTTTTGGAAATAACGTAA